The following are from one region of the Coffea eugenioides isolate CCC68of chromosome 2, Ceug_1.0, whole genome shotgun sequence genome:
- the LOC113763639 gene encoding peptidyl-prolyl cis-trans isomerase FKBP42 isoform X1, translating to MVEVEEQQQQSQSTEAEAETGSEVVTEGSSVVHGDPPQDGSGPPKVDSEVEVLQEKVTKQIIKEGHGQKPSKYSTCFLHYRAWTESTQHKFEDTWQEQQPLELILGKEKKEMTGLAVGVASMKCGERSLLHVGWELGYGKEGNFSFPNVPPMADIIYEVELIGFDETKEGKARSDMTVEERIGAADRRKMDGNDLFKEDKLAEAMQQYEMAIAYMGDDFMFQLFGKYRDMALAVKNPCHLNMAASLIKLKRFDEAIMHCSIVLSEDENNVKALFRRAKARAELGQTDAAREDFQKARKFAPEDKAIAKELRLLAEHDKAVYQKQKELYKGLFGPRPEAQPNQSNWLVIIWQWLVSIFRHLFRRERHKIE from the exons ATGGTGGAAGTGGAAGAGCAGCAGCAGCAGAGCCAGTCAACTG AAGCAGAGGCAGAGACTGGGAGTGAAGTTGTGACTGAAGGATCTAGTGTTGTTCATGGAGACCCTCCTCAAGATGGTAGTGGTCCTCCCAAGGTTGATTCTGAAGTGGAAGTACTCCAAGAAAAAGTCACAAAGCAAATTATCAAGGAGGGTCATGGCCAGAAGCCATCGAAATACTCAACATGCTTCT TGCACTACAGGGCATGGACTGAAAGCACTCAGCACAAGTTTGAAGATACATGGCAAGAGCAACAGCCTCTTGAGTTGATTTTGGGTAAAG agaaaaaagaaatgacgGGCCTGGCTGTCGGTGTTGCCAGCATGAAATGTGGTGAACGTTCTCTGTTACATGTTGGTTGGGAACTAGGGTATGGGAAAGAAGgaaacttttcttttccaaatgtTCCACCCATGGCAGATATTATATATGAAGTTGAGCTAATTGGCTTTGATGAAACTAAAGAA GGAAAAGCTCGTAGCGATATGACTGTAGAGGAAAGAATCGGTGCTGCAGACAGAAGAAAGATGGATGGAAATGATTTGTTTAAAGAAGATAAATTGGCAGAGGCTATGCAACAGTATGAAATG GCAATAGCATATATGGGAGATGACTTTATGTTTCAATTGTTTGGTAAGTACCGAGACATGGCTTTGGCAGTAAAGAATCCCTGCCACCTTAACATGGCAGCATCTCTGATAAAGCTCAAGCGCTTTGACGAAGCCATCATGCATTGCAGCATT GTGTTGTCTGAGGATGAAAATAATGTCAAAGCATTGTTCAGACGAGCGAAAGCTAGAGCAGAACTTGGGCAGACAGATGCAGCTCGAGAAGATTTCCAAAAGGCACGTAAATTTGCCCCTGAAGATAAAGCAATTGCAAAAGAGTTACGCTTGCTTGCTGAACATGACAAGGCTGTTTACCAGAAACAAAAGGAGCTATATAAAGGATTATTTGGACCAAGGCCAGAGGCCCAACCAAATCAAAGTAATTGGTTGGTTATAATCTGGCAATGGCTTGTTTCAATATTCCGTCACCTTTTCAGGCGTGAGAGGCACAAGATTGAGTGA
- the LOC113763639 gene encoding peptidyl-prolyl cis-trans isomerase FKBP42 isoform X2, whose amino-acid sequence MVEVEEQQQQSQSTEAETGSEVVTEGSSVVHGDPPQDGSGPPKVDSEVEVLQEKVTKQIIKEGHGQKPSKYSTCFLHYRAWTESTQHKFEDTWQEQQPLELILGKEKKEMTGLAVGVASMKCGERSLLHVGWELGYGKEGNFSFPNVPPMADIIYEVELIGFDETKEGKARSDMTVEERIGAADRRKMDGNDLFKEDKLAEAMQQYEMAIAYMGDDFMFQLFGKYRDMALAVKNPCHLNMAASLIKLKRFDEAIMHCSIVLSEDENNVKALFRRAKARAELGQTDAAREDFQKARKFAPEDKAIAKELRLLAEHDKAVYQKQKELYKGLFGPRPEAQPNQSNWLVIIWQWLVSIFRHLFRRERHKIE is encoded by the exons ATGGTGGAAGTGGAAGAGCAGCAGCAGCAGAGCCAGTCAACTG AGGCAGAGACTGGGAGTGAAGTTGTGACTGAAGGATCTAGTGTTGTTCATGGAGACCCTCCTCAAGATGGTAGTGGTCCTCCCAAGGTTGATTCTGAAGTGGAAGTACTCCAAGAAAAAGTCACAAAGCAAATTATCAAGGAGGGTCATGGCCAGAAGCCATCGAAATACTCAACATGCTTCT TGCACTACAGGGCATGGACTGAAAGCACTCAGCACAAGTTTGAAGATACATGGCAAGAGCAACAGCCTCTTGAGTTGATTTTGGGTAAAG agaaaaaagaaatgacgGGCCTGGCTGTCGGTGTTGCCAGCATGAAATGTGGTGAACGTTCTCTGTTACATGTTGGTTGGGAACTAGGGTATGGGAAAGAAGgaaacttttcttttccaaatgtTCCACCCATGGCAGATATTATATATGAAGTTGAGCTAATTGGCTTTGATGAAACTAAAGAA GGAAAAGCTCGTAGCGATATGACTGTAGAGGAAAGAATCGGTGCTGCAGACAGAAGAAAGATGGATGGAAATGATTTGTTTAAAGAAGATAAATTGGCAGAGGCTATGCAACAGTATGAAATG GCAATAGCATATATGGGAGATGACTTTATGTTTCAATTGTTTGGTAAGTACCGAGACATGGCTTTGGCAGTAAAGAATCCCTGCCACCTTAACATGGCAGCATCTCTGATAAAGCTCAAGCGCTTTGACGAAGCCATCATGCATTGCAGCATT GTGTTGTCTGAGGATGAAAATAATGTCAAAGCATTGTTCAGACGAGCGAAAGCTAGAGCAGAACTTGGGCAGACAGATGCAGCTCGAGAAGATTTCCAAAAGGCACGTAAATTTGCCCCTGAAGATAAAGCAATTGCAAAAGAGTTACGCTTGCTTGCTGAACATGACAAGGCTGTTTACCAGAAACAAAAGGAGCTATATAAAGGATTATTTGGACCAAGGCCAGAGGCCCAACCAAATCAAAGTAATTGGTTGGTTATAATCTGGCAATGGCTTGTTTCAATATTCCGTCACCTTTTCAGGCGTGAGAGGCACAAGATTGAGTGA